GCATCGAACTTCATGTAAAAATGGCTGCCAAGGACATGCGACTGACGGTTGATGTTCATGATCTTGGGGAGTGGACGCACGCCCCAGTTCTCTATTTTACGAATGACACCTCTATTGTTGATAATGAGCTTGCCAGCCATCCGTACTAGCTCGGCAGCGTCAGCAGCTCCGTGAGTTCCAGCGCATCGCGCCAGGCCTACCATCTCATACAGCATGTTGAAGATTGTGTGTGGTGATGGTCAGGATACTGTGAAAATGGACCAAATAAATGCAAATCAGCGTTCTTTCCAGAAACTTGTGGAAATATTGAGAGTTATTACAAAGATGATAACCAATAAAGTCCAGATTactctttttttggttATAAAATTGCAACACCAATTTTATTTACTCTGTAAAAGCTAATGATCTGAGTTACCAGtatggaaatgaaaaatgaaaaatattgcATAAGTGGTGTTTTTTGCATTTAACAGGCAGATGGGTCTAACAGGCTTATAGAATTTCGACAGCCAGGACTATAAATGCCTCGGGATTATTCAGACAATAATCTCAATTATTTTAAGGGGAATTTAATAATGAGAAGTCAACCAGATATTCTATCAAATTAGTTAAGAGttaacaaaaaatatgGTTGACTGAAAATAATCACATGATATCAGCCTTCAGGATCAGACTGATACTGGCAGGAGCATATATCCACTTAGCGGGCATATTCACATGCTATAGTATGCCATGCAATTCAGACCCGAGCTGCAGTCAGATAGAAAAGATCCACAGCGAGCTGCTAGCAGACGATAAAACAGGCGATAAAACGAGAAATGGCTTAACAGCTAACTAACTATTATCCGACACCCATTGGCTCAACAGTCTCAGACTCATGACACGAGCCCCCTGTAAAtcttgcgaagcaggagccacggggtctggggcagagccccagccgccagaggcagtcCGTTTAAAACCAAAAGTTTAGTGTCCAGAAATGCAACAGTGAATTCGTGAATTCTACTCAGTGCTCAACAGCCTTGTTTTGAACTCGGTGGAGTGGTGCGGTGGGTGCAGGGAGACAGGTCGGTTCTGTGACCCGAGTCAGTCAAGACCGCATACGCATTTTTACACCGTCCACTGACCTGCAATCTGCATATCGAGCTTATCGGACAAGTGAGCTTGAAAAATTATAAGATCAATCACTTTTGTCTGTTTAACCtgatttgttgttttttagTTGGATTTAGtgatttgttgttatttataCAGGACCGCTGATTTCATCTGTGAAGACCCAATTACGCTGATACAAACACGTGAATTACACAAAGCACCTTGCACCAATACTAGCATAACAACACAACACCAAGAATAACTAAAACAACAATGTTTACTCGATCCATTTTCCGTCaagcttctgctgctgccagaatTGCTTCACCTGCTATGGCCATGGCCAGACCAGCTGTTGCTACTCGTTCGTTTATGCCTGCTGCCTTTAGATTCTACTCTGTTAAGAACACCTTGACTGAGGGATCTCCTGCCTTGGCCTATGCTTCTGAGAAGCCTCTTGTTAGATATACTGAGGAGCACGAGTGGATTGCCCTCCACAAAGACAATGTTGCTTTCATTGGAATCACAAAATACGCTGCTGATGCTCTTGGTGACGCTACCTATATTGAGGTGTCTGATGTCGGTGAGGAGATTGAGCCCAATGGATCGCTTGGATCTGTTGAGAGTGTCAAATCCGCCAGTGATCTTTACTCACCCGTGACTGGTGAGATCATTGAGAAGAACGAGGGTCTCATTGAGAACCCCACTATTGTTAACAAGGATCCTCTTGGTGACGGTTGGTTTGTCAAGCTCAAGGTCAGTGCTCCTGAGGAGGTTGAGGGACTCATGGACATTGAGGCCTATGAGGAGTTCATCAAGTCTGATTAAACTATCTATGTACGAATAATTGAATGTTTGATATGTATTTGGATTTGTCACGTTTGTCCGGACAGCTTTTTGTTAGGTAGAGCTGATGCACATTGAAGAGCAATGAGTTTCGAGGGGCAGAGCCCACTGAGACTTTTATACTGCTTCCTGAACGATTAGCTAGACTCAAATGAATCGAGTAAAGAAGCCCATTTTAATTTCCTAGGGTCTGGGAAAATGATGTAATGAGAAATAGTTCAGATATCGCGGACCGGGTCGTTGACCAGTTTGATGGATATGCTAATGATTTTTAAAGgtgcaccaccagctgcaaataaaataaccCGTCTGACGTTGCTatgatttattatttcaagGCAAAGTCAAGCTTTTATGAGCGGTCTGTCACTATGTCAATTCAAGATGAGATATAGTACCTTCTTGAGCTCTAAAAGTTAGATAAATTATCAACTGAATATACCAACTGATACACGACAAAACAATATCCGGAATTATACAACTGGAAAGTTGATTCTGGAAACGAACTGTAAAACTATCCATCGTTATTTTGAAAGTATATAAGAATCATATCAGTCCACCGGGTATTGAGCTGAGATAGTCTACGTAAGAGCTACTCGAGCAGGCATACAAGTTGTAAAATCAAGTCGTACGATTGACATCATACGAGGTAGATTTACAACCTTTCTACAATTTACTCTCTTCTAACTAAGTATAAATTTCGTTTACTTCAACAAAAGAGTCCATTCTGGCTCAGATAAAGACAATAATATATGATAATTTATAGGACGTCCGAAAGTTACCCGCCTTTGCAGGTTAGGTGGGTTACCCCGGATCTAGCCTCACTGTATATTTCGCACCTGCAGAAGCGTGCTATTTAAACGGTGTTTTGTTATCAGGATCACCGCAGACCAATTGTTATCTGTAGGTCCGATTTGATTGGACTGGGTCATAATTGTGCACTGCTACAGATTTAACATCGAGTAACTCTTTTAAAGGGCTCAAGAGGTTCTTTAGAGTTGAAAAAGCTTTGTGCTAATTATATCATCCGACACTAAAATAGATCGTCATAGACCTCATTCCGCTCGAAGCAGTCTTTATAATCAGGCTTCATTTATCGCTTCACATCGAAATTTGTTGACTCTATTGGACTAGATCGCACAGAATCCGATTGACTTGACTCACACGTTTTGAAATTATAGAACATTTTAAAGCTGTTATCTGTTGGCGAGATTCTTAACTTTTGTCAGATTAATTTTATCGCGACGGCTCTTAGATTGTATCACATTATCATCTATCAATTGAAGTTATCATGTCATCCAACCTCCCTGATACTTTCCACGACTCGGACTCGGATTCAGACTCCAACTCAAACAGTCATGGAAGTACAAAGTCATCTACTTATGAAAGTGGCAAAGACAATGTAACTGGCGTGACGTCTACTCCCCCTCGCAAGCCAATTGAACTGACTGTTTCTACAGTCGGTGTATCTGGAACTCCTGGTAGTGGCACTACTTTCACCGTACCAATATCACCTTCTGCtacatcaccagcatcaggaAGATCTGCTTCGTCTCCAACTGTCACTAATAAACCATCATTCAACGACCTTTCAAGTGGTCTGGGTGGTATTTCTATAGCTTCTACGGCAGGATCTCgagttggtggtggtactACTGGTACAGGAGATTCCGGAAACATAAACCGATCCAAACTTGATCCTGTTCCATCTTTTACGATTCTTCCTCAAAAGAAGACCACTCGTCGTAATTCAGACGTGGATGCAATTCACCGATCGTTGCCCAAGTCGCACGTTTCACCAGCTCAACTCTACTCTACAGACTCGGGTCATTTATACCACGCAGGTAAACTGTGTATTGTATTAGTGGGTCTTCCAGCCCGTGGTAAAACCCATCACGCAGTAGCATTGACAAGATATCTTCGTTGGTTGGGTGTCAAGACCCATGCGTTCCATTTAGGCGACTATCGTAGAAAGCTGACCCCCAAGGATTTCCGGGTTCCAGACGACTATTTCATGCCCAATGCATCCAAAGAAACCAAGGCTTTTAGACAAAAGGTTGAAGCAGCCTGTCTAGCTGATATGTTCAAGTTCTATGATGAGGAGAACGGCCAAGTTGTTATTTACGATGCAGTGAATGGTACTTCTGCCAAACGTAGAGCGTTGGCCAAGACCATGACAGACCGTAATGTTggtgttttgtttgttgaatGTTTTTTCACCGACAAGAATCTTGTGGCAAGAAATGTTCGAGACGTCAAGATATCGTCTCCCGATTACCAAGGAATGGATCCCGACGAGGCTGTTAAACATTACTTGCGAAGAATTGAGCTTCGTATTCCGGATTATGAAACAATGACAGAGACTGAGTTGACGTATGTCAAGCTAGTCAATGTGTCAGAACGGTTCATTATCAACTATGGAGAACGACACTTGGGATATTTATTCAACCGGATTATATTCTTCTTGATGAACTCACGAATCAAGGTGGGTAGTGTATTCTTTGCCCGTGCTGGATCTGGAAATGCCtctaatgaagaagatgattaTAAATCAGATGGCCATTTATCTGGAAAAGGTGAGGAGTATGCCGAAAAGCTGAAAGAGACATTGTGGGCACATATTGACGAACGTCGACTCAAACTTGCACAAATCTCAGCCCCTGATCTGGCACTGGATAAGAAATTGCAACGACAAGCTCGAGTAGCACATGAAGTGTTGCGGTCGTCAATGTCTTCTGGAACAGGAACTGATTTTATGGAGAATATTTCACCGCCTGTCACTTCAGGTACTTCGACACCCAATTCATCGGCCGACGCAAGAGCTATCTCGACCATTAGAGCCGATGCCCTGAATTTCCAAGATAAGTCCAACGTGACAGTCTGGTGTTCGACAAGACTTCGAACAGTACAAACTGCCGAGCGGTTTGCACAAGAAGGCAATAAAACTATTCAACGCAGTCTCCTCAATCAACTGAACCCCGGTGTCGCTGGTGGGCTCACTGAGGCCGGATTAAAAGAAGAGTTCCCTTACGAGTATCTTCGACACCAGCAAGACCCGTATCACCACCGCTACCCTCGAGCCGAATCGTATCAAGACGTGGCAGTTCGTCTCGAAAGTCTCATCCTAGAGATGGAACGCACCCAGGGAGACCTCCTCATAATATGCCACGAAACTGTACTCCGTGTTCTCTACGGCTATCTCATGGCCTGCTCGGTGGAAGACATCCCTTTCCTACGGTTCCCCCGCAACGAAATCGTCGAAATCGTGCCCAACGCATACATCAACCAGGGCAACCGTATCACGATCCCCAACGTTGACCCTTAGTTCTAATAAACACTCTCTAATTAAACGGATctgtgtgcctccggcggctggggcttcgccccagaccccgctgctcctctcgcttcgctcgagtcgttgcttgGGGTGTCCAGAGTTTCGATGATCCGGTGTACGGAGAGAGCTGTTGAAAGGTCAAGTTTCAAGCTACAAACCTACCCCTTTCAGCCAATatcccgacgcccgactcgtGAGAAGGGAGGGGAGCTGACGGGGTgtggggcagagccccagccgccggaggcatgccccgAAAAGAGTGGTGAGAAACGAAAAAAGAACTTTTAAATGGCAAAAAAACATATGTACGTTAGTCGGCTTTTATAAGCAGCTTGAGTTTCATTCGCATGCGACGCCATTCGGCATACTCGTCGCGGACGAAACTGGCTCTCTCACCGGCCGTGTCTTTGATGTAAAACCAGCGGGCGGGCCACGTGTCGAGTAGCAGGTCGACAATGCCCAGATCACGCACCAGAATCACAGCAATAAACCATAGAATGCCAATTACTACACCAGCCACCACTCCAGCAGCCACTTGTATGGGTGTATGGTACAAGAGATAGACTCGTGAGTAACAGACCGAGGTCGCtaacaccagcagaaaAATGGCTCTAGACACCTTCTTGCGGGTCGAGAAGTTCTTGACTCGGAAAAACATCCACAGACAGATATACGTAGCATAATAAGCCATGAATTGTGAATGTGCCGAAGGCATACCATATCCATTACCGTCAAGGAGCGGGGTAGCATAGTATAAAGTAGGACGTTCCTGCTTTATGACCTGTTTCAGATACAGGTTAATGATTTCACAAGCGAGTTGACCACCGAACATCAAAATAGTCTCTGCTTCACGACGAGATAGAACGAGCGAGGCATATACCATGAGAATGGCCTGAGGAGTCAGCGACAGAatcgccagcagcagcgacacAGGATCATCCGGGTTATAGAGCACCTCGGTGAACTCGAGCGCTATTCttttcgtcatcttctacACCAAACGCCACAATCTACCAACACAATAATATCGTGCAACTCAGTTCAATATTCAACGCTCACCACCAATGAATTATCTACTTCTGACGAACAGAGTAGGATCTGGTTCAGCTTCTCTATCTATATCGTTCAGTTAGTACTGTTTCAGCATCTGGCATCTAACCCACAAAACTCGCATCACCACCCTTATCCCCTTATCCACCACTCCTCACACCTCTACCCAACTCATATCCAACCGTCCAACCCCCAAAAagctcctgcgaagcaggagccacggggtctggggcagagccccagccgccggaggcaagtccGACCCCCCGAACCCGACCCATCTGACGTGGCGTTTACACCTTATTTTCGGCTCAGTCGTTCTAACCACCGAGCCCGAAGCTGTAAAAAGGCCAAAGAGCCAGATACCCGGGCCAAAGGACCCAATTGTGTATGAAGCATGCACCAGCGCTGGTTCGATCTGAGACCACTTACAATGAAAGGAAATGTGCAGGTTATAGCTCTGAAGAAAGAGATCCTGTACAAGAAAAAGTCGCAGCTCCAGATAATCAAGCCCAAATTTGTAAAGGGCGGATCGTCTGTGTTTCGCGAGTTTTCGTTCTCACAGAGATTGCTGATTTTCCACGCCTTTGATTCGATCTTTAAGTTTACAAGTCTTCGGCatatgttttgttttcgCGTGTGTTGGAAAAATCACGGATCAGCGCATCGTGCGGCACTAGCAATGCAGGTCGTTCCAGTTACCTGTTCAGGGTCCCGAGGCTCGTCTACGACGCTATTTTTTCCTCCCGGCCCATTTGGGTGTTAGTGGGGCTTTCGTTCTGGTTCGGTCTGTTTCACCGGCCGAACGGCACTTGGTTCACTGGTGGTTTTTATTGGCTTTGATTCGTCTTCGGGAATCGGGTTTTATCGTGCATCTTCCGCCCCTGATCGACGTTCCGGCAGGGTCCGGATGGCCGGCGGCGGCTGGagctctgccccagaccccgtggctcttctcgctgcgctcgagtcggtttcgcGGGGGGTTTTGTTGATTGGGAGCTGGGGTCGGATTAATATCGAGGTCGGTGATATGAGAACCTAggttgtttgtttgatgGGAAATGGGTGATGACTCAGATTTCTtgtaattattattaaaaaCTAAGTATTATGCAGTTTGACGATTTATTTAGTGGGTGacaaaaaatttcaaataaacaaaaacaaaaacagaaattaataaaaataataataatcaaaaataacagTAAACATGAGCTTTTAGTCGTCGTTGTTGGTTGTATGCTGGTGTTTTTGCAAGTTTTAAAGTCGCTTGGTTTGCCATTATACAGGTCTATCATGGGCTGGTTGTGTCAGGTTTACCATCTTGTGTATACAGAGCTTGTGCATCGCCATCTATATCTTCTTCGCAGATAGACTGGTATACTGATGAACCTGTGTCTGATACTTGAGATTGTCGCGAAATGGCTCGAGCCTGGCCTGGTGGCGAGGTGGTTCCAGAATGTCGACTGGCTCGGATAGTATCTAGCGAGGTGGTTGATAAACTGGCTGGCAATTGGTACTCTCGTTGTGGCCCGGCAATTACAACTGCTGGTTGTTGCCTTTGAGGAAGGAGTGGGTCATGGGAGGTGGTCAGTGTATGTGGAGTTGCAACATTGGTGCTAGTCGAGCTGCTTGTTGTTGCCG
The Sugiyamaella lignohabitans strain CBS 10342 chromosome A, complete sequence genome window above contains:
- the GCV3 gene encoding glycine decarboxylase subunit H (H subunit of the mitochondrial glycine decarboxylase complex; glycine decarboxylase is required for the catabolism of glycine to 5,10-methylene-THF; also required for all protein lipoylation; expression is regulated by levels of 5,10-methylene-THF; GO_component: GO:0005960 - glycine cleavage complex [Evidence IEA]; GO_component: GO:0005960 - glycine cleavage complex [Evidence ISA] [PMID 9020168]; GO_component: GO:0005739 - mitochondrion [Evidence IEA,IEA]; GO_component: GO:0005739 - mitochondrion [Evidence IDA] [PMID 14576278]; GO_component: GO:0005739 - mitochondrion [Evidence IDA] [PMID 16823961]; GO_component: GO:0005739 - mitochondrion [Evidence IDA] [PMID 19570983]; GO_function: GO:0004375 - glycine dehydrogenase (decarboxylating) activity [Evidence IMP,ISA] [PMID 9020168]; GO_process: GO:0006546 - glycine catabolic process [Evidence IEA]; GO_process: GO:0006546 - glycine catabolic process [Evidence IMP] [PMID 9020168]; GO_process: GO:0019464 - glycine decarboxylation via glycine cleavage system [Evidence IEA]; GO_process: GO:0006730 - one-carbon metabolic process [Evidence IGI] [PMID 10871621]; GO_process: GO:0009249 - protein lipoylation [Evidence IMP] [PMID 19570983]) — its product is MFTRSIFRQASAAARIASPAMAMARPAVATRSFMPAAFRFYSVKNTLTEGSPALAYASEKPLVRYTEEHEWIALHKDNVAFIGITKYAADALGDATYIEVSDVGEEIEPNGSLGSVESVKSASDLYSPVTGEIIEKNEGLIENPTIVNKDPLGDGWFVKLKVSAPEEVEGLMDIEAYEEFIKSD
- a CDS encoding bifunctional fructose-2,6-bisphosphate 2-phosphatase/6-phosphofructo-2-kinase (Similar to 6-phosphofructo-2-kinase enzymes; mRNA expression is repressed by the Rfx1p-Tup1p-Ssn6p repressor complex; YLR345W is not an essential gene; GO_component: GO:0005737 - cytoplasm [Evidence IEA,IEA]; GO_component: GO:0005737 - cytoplasm [Evidence IDA] [PMID 14562095]; GO_function: GO:0003873 - 6-phosphofructo-2-kinase activity [Evidence IEA,IEA]; GO_function: GO:0003873 - 6-phosphofructo-2-kinase activity [Evidence NAS] [PMID 15494396]; GO_function: GO:0005524 - ATP binding [Evidence IEA,IEA]; GO_function: GO:0003824 - catalytic activity [Evidence IEA,IEA]; GO_function: GO:0004331 - fructose-2,6-bisphosphate 2-phosphatase activity [Evidence IEA,IEA]; GO_function: GO:0016787 - hydrolase activity [Evidence IEA]; GO_function: GO:0016301 - kinase activity [Evidence IEA]; GO_function: GO:0000166 - nucleotide binding [Evidence IEA]; GO_function: GO:0016740 - transferase activity [Evidence IEA]; GO_process: GO:0046835 - carbohydrate phosphorylation [Evidence IEA,IEA]; GO_process: GO:0016311 - dephosphorylation [Evidence IEA,IEA]; GO_process: GO:0006003 - fructose 2,6-bisphosphate metabolic process [Evidence IEA]; GO_process: GO:0006003 - fructose 2,6-bisphosphate metabolic process [Evidence NAS] [PMID 15494396]; GO_process: GO:0006000 - fructose metabolic process [Evidence IEA]; GO_process: GO:0008152 - metabolic process [Evidence IEA]; GO_process: GO:0016310 - phosphorylation [Evidence IEA]; GO_process: GO:0006110 - regulation of glycolytic process [Evidence NAS] [PMID 15494396]), with translation MSSNLPDTFHDSDSDSDSNSNSHGSTKSSTYESGKDNVTGVTSTPPRKPIELTVSTVGVSGTPGSGTTFTVPISPSATSPASGRSASSPTVTNKPSFNDLSSGLGGISIASTAGSRVGGGTTGTGDSGNINRSKLDPVPSFTILPQKKTTRRNSDVDAIHRSLPKSHVSPAQLYSTDSGHLYHAGKLCIVLVGLPARGKTHHAVALTRYLRWLGVKTHAFHLGDYRRKLTPKDFRVPDDYFMPNASKETKAFRQKVEAACLADMFKFYDEENGQVVIYDAVNGTSAKRRALAKTMTDRNVGVLFVECFFTDKNLVARNVRDVKISSPDYQGMDPDEAVKHYLRRIELRIPDYETMTETELTYVKLVNVSERFIINYGERHLGYLFNRIIFFLMNSRIKVGSVFFARAGSGNASNEEDDYKSDGHLSGKGEEYAEKLKETLWAHIDERRLKLAQISAPDLALDKKLQRQARVAHEVLRSSMSSGTGTDFMENISPPVTSGTSTPNSSADARAISTIRADALNFQDKSNVTVWCSTRLRTVQTAERFAQEGNKTIQRSLLNQLNPGVAGGLTEAGLKEEFPYEYLRHQQDPYHHRYPRAESYQDVAVRLESLILEMERTQGDLLIICHETVLRVLYGYLMACSVEDIPFLRFPRNEIVEIVPNAYINQGNRITIPNVDP